One window of the Oncorhynchus clarkii lewisi isolate Uvic-CL-2024 chromosome 19, UVic_Ocla_1.0, whole genome shotgun sequence genome contains the following:
- the LOC139375037 gene encoding dapper homolog 1-like, whose protein sequence is MDTMKQTAAGAEMLVSKDYTLQMRDRRECDTRSREIMEEEMGRVRTRERLEATLAGLGELEYLRQRQDLLVRNVLNRQEDSISPGEDPMCVTHEENYLNSEEKLLEENILLLRKQLNCLRKRDAGLINQLQELDRQISDLRLDTEASHEQVETDSRPSSGFYELSDGASGSLSNSSNSVFSECLSSCRSSTCFCSPLDTSLCASEGRLKSADELGSCADCENQCAEQQTMGTVRKSLPAPYSPSTDASSTTQDIQSKYHCDLIAKNGSDVYRYPSPLHAVAVQSPIFFQSLAAHLKEDGGLSKSSGGEGFGDCQKLKQPPNLVPQNISWPASHAPTSKRLDNYIFSLLQRRAQPIRTNKPRTSISTDPSKSILRQGSLCVRQATVAPQQQGRTAAPLPDLKPAWQMCLHAGGANNTDPGTGTSQRQWSVESKGELLLENGMVSQSLGQPQNGCATIDGSDIHTNSLVKKKGSVSSAYKGLPSATGPLSKDYQDLGTPNANSSPKESKHPYFPATPVDISTKPPQTLPRDRTKTGTPKKSPKSILVSVQTAQTTKEERPMLELVSLGSSSQSQDEGQGHMVSAQYIPAQRQTVKLRKAGKNIKIVKVKNASLKQHRGVHAHAEPVLSEATGGREKGHRSGGMRKSRQPEEVQHVHKVSSKRGASTRAKRTIPASIPEGRILEKHTATVSTTRSTVSRHHGHHGREVVVAKPKYKRTSGHDYNRGRLKAITEVPYEAFRRAHRRQKREVLGQVSTTTYLPSNVKFASPYAYVAGSDSEYSAECASLFHSTIVDTSEDERSNYTTNCFGDSESSLSEVDFVGESTTSSDSEESGGMNWPQFSGQGAGHHELTAAQAKAFIKIKASHNLKKKILRFRSAGSLKLMTTV, encoded by the exons ATGGATACAATGAAACAAACGGCTGCTGGTGCAGAAATGCTGGTCTCCAAGGATTACACATTACAGATGCGGGATAGGAGAGAATGCGATACGCGCTCCAGGGAAATAATGGAGGAAGAGATGGGTCGTGTGCGAACTCGGGAGAGATTGGAAGCCACTCTAGCGGGTCTTGGAGAGCTGGAATATTTGCGACAGCGGCAGGATTTACTGGTCAGAAATGTGTTGAATCGCCAAGAGGACTCTATATCACCAGGAGAAGATCCAATGTGCGTTACGCATGAGGAGAATTACTTGAACTCGGAGGAAAAACTTTTAGAAGAAAACATTTTATTGCTAAGAAAACAACTG AACTGTCTGAGAAAGAGAGATGCTGGTTTGATCAATCAGCTGCAGGAGCTGGACAGGCAGATCAGTGACCTCCGATTGGACACGGAGGCATCACATGAGCAAGTGGAGACAGACAGCCGCCCAAGCTCGG GTTTTTACGAGCTGAGCGACGGAGCTTCGGGGTCCCTCTCCAACTCCTCCAACTCTgtgttcagtgagtgtttgtccAGCTGTCGCTCCAGCACCTGTTTCTGCAGTCCTCTCGACACATCACTGTGTGCCTCCGAGGGAAGGCTCAAATctgcag ATGAGCTGGGCAGCTGTGCTGACTGTGAGAATCAGTGTGCGGAGCAGCAGACCATGGGGACTGTTAGAAAGTCGCTCCCCGCTCCCTACTCCCCCTCTACGGACGCCTCTTCCACCACTCAAGACATCCAGTCTAAGTACCACTGTGACCTGATCGCCAAGAACGGCAGCGACGTGTACCGCTACCCCAGCCCCCTCCATGCCGTGGCTGTACAGAGCCCCATCTTCTTCCAGTCTCTTGCCGCCCATCTCAAAGAGGACGGGGGGCTATCAAAGAGCAGCGGAGGCGAGGGCTTCGGTGACTGTCAGAAACTTAAGCAGCCGCCGAATCTGGTGCCCCAGAACATTTCTTGGCCTGCCTCCCATGCGCCTACCAGCAAACGACTGGACAATTATATATTCAGCCTGCTTCAGAGGAGGGCTCAGCCCATTAGGACCAATAAGCCGCGGACGAGCATCAGCACAGACCCCTCTAAGAGCATCCTGAGGCAGGGCAGCTTGTGTGTGAGACAGGCTACTGTTGCCCCGCAGCAGCAAGGAAGGACTGCTGCTCCTCTTCCTGATCTCAAACCAGCCTGGCAGATGTGTTTACATGCAGGTGGTGCCAATAACACTGATCCAGGAACAGGCACCTCACAGAGACAGTGGTCAGTGGAGAGCAAAGGGGAACTCCTCTTAGAAAATGGGATGGTGTCCCAGTCTCTGGGCCAACCTCAGAACGGCTGTGCCACAATCGACGGCAGTGACATTCACACCAACAGCCTGGTAAAAAAGAAGGGGTCTGTGTCATCAGCCTATAAAGGACTTCCATCGGCAACCGGTCCTCTGTCTAAAGATTATCAAGACTTGGGTACCCCAAATGCCAACTCCTCCCCCAAAGAGAGCAAGCATCCTTATTTCCCTGCTACTCCAGTGGACATCAGTACTAAACCCCCCCAGACACTCCCTAGAGACCGCACCAAAACAGGCACTCCCAAGAAAAGCCCTAAGAGCATCCTGGTCTCTGTCCAGACAGCCCAGACCACTAAGGAAGAGAGGCCCATGCTGGAGCTGGTGAGTCTAGGGTCTTCCTCCCAGAGCCAGGATGAAGGTCAGGGTCACATGGTCAGTGCCCAGTACATCCCTGCCCAGAGGCAGACTGTCAAGCTCCGCAAAGCGGGCAAGAACATCAAGATCGTCAAGGTGAAGAATGCCTCTCTGAAACAACACCGAGGGGTTCACGCACACGCTGAGCCTGTGTTATCCGAGGCGACAGGGGGAAGGGAGAAAGGTCACCGATCTGGAGGGATGAGGAAGTCTCGTCAGCCTGAGGAGGTACAACACGTGCACAAAGTCTCCTCCAAGAGGGGGGCGTCCACCAGGGCCAAACGCACCATCCCTGCCTCCATTCCTGAGGGCCGGATCCTTGAGAAACACACGGCCACAGTGTCCACAACCAGGTCCACTGTGTCCAGGCATCATGGTCACCATGGCAGGGAAGTGGTGGTGGCCAAGCCCAAGTACAAGAGGACAAGCGGACATGACTACAACCGAGGAAGGCTGAAAGCCATCACTGAGGTGCCTTATGAGGCCTTTAGGAGAGCCCACCGCAGACAGAAGAGGGAGGTCCTCGGCCAGGTCTCCACCACCACGTACTTACCCTCCAACGTGAAATTTGCCAGCCCTTATGCCTATGTGGCTGGCAGCGACTCTGAGTACTCCGCAGAGTGCGCTTCGCTTTTCCATTCCACCATCGTAGACACCAGTGAGGATGAGCGGAGCAACTACACCACCAACTGCTTCGGGGACAGCGAGTCCAGCCTGAGCGAGGTGGACTTTGTGGGGGAGAGCACCACCAGCAGTGACTCTGAGGAAAGCGGAGGGATGAACTGGCCCCAGTTTTCAGGACAGGGCGCTGGGCATCATGAGTTAACCGCTGCCCAGGCTAAAGCCTTCATCAAGATCAAGGCCTCTCACAACCTGAAGAAGAAGATCCTCCGCTTCCGATCGGCGGGCTCGCTAAAACTGATGACGACTGTATGA